Within Candidatus Zixiibacteriota bacterium, the genomic segment AAATCAGCGCAAACGGCAATTGGCATTGTTTCCGGCATTACCATAGCGTTTTCATTCATATTTTTCTTTGCCGCCAAGCCGTTAGTCTCAATATTCTCAAGCGATATTCAGGTGGCAACTGCGGCGGCTTTATATCTGAAAATCATAGCCATCTCGCAATTGTTTATGGGATTAGAGATCGTTTATGAGGGCGCTTTCTCAGGGGCGGGCGATACATTGCCCCCGATGCTGATTTCAATTATTGGCACTACCTTGCGAATCCCATTGGCAATTATCTTCGTTGGACCGTTAAATTGGGGATACCAGGGAATGTACTGGGCGATCACAATTTCGACGGTTTTAAAAGGAGTTAGTATCTTTATCTGGTTTAAGCTTGGCAGATGGAAACTGAAGCAGGTATAGAAATTTTAATGGTTGGCGTACGTCCTCGTCTGCCAACTTAAGAAATAAAGAATAGCCAAGACCACAAGTCCGCCTCAGTCGGATTGACCTACAAAATACTAAACGTTCCCCTTTTATTGAATATATCGATATAATCATTTGTTAACAGTCTGAGGGCGTATGCAATACGAGGGCGTATGCAATACGCCCCTACGCGAACGGTGTTTCAGTGGCTGGTGTACGTCCTCCTTTATAGTGGCTGGTGTACGTCCTCGTGCACCAACAATAAGTTCAGGGCGTATGCAATACGCCTCTACGCGCAACGGCATTTCAGTGGTTGGTGTATGTTCTTGTGCACCAACTTCAGTGGTTCATGTGGATGGCATCCGCCATAGGCGGGCTCGTCTGCCAACAACGACCCTTGACTGGGCTTATCCGCCTTACCGGGCAAACAAAAAGGCAGGTCTCGGAAAGACCTGCCCTACATAGTTTCCATCCTAATACCTGAAAACTATCTTCTTCTGCCGATAGCCCTCATCTTCTTCTTAAGATCGGGATTTTCCGCCATTTTTTCAAGCATCATATCAGACATACCTTCATACCCGAGAAGCTTCTCGAATATAACCTGCCGCTTATCCATCTGCTCAGTCAAGCGGTTTATAGTAGAGCTGACCCAGATGGTGTCTGCAAATAACTGATTAGTGATATCCGCTTTGATTGTTTCATTCTCAAGCATCTTGCTCATAAGATAGCTTTTCATTTCCGGTTTTTCTAAAATCTGGTCAATCGCTTTGCGCCGGTCGCAATTTACAAACAACACAGCGGCAATAAGCGTAATGAGTAATAATGTTAGAAGCTTTCTCAATTGTTCCTCCATTTATTTAAATGTTTATATCTTTCCTTATTTGTATAAATTATTCATCGGTTAAGTGTCAAGGTAAATTTAAAAAATACTTGACCCGTAATTGCAATGTAGTATAAACTTTAATGGTAATGTCGGATTTTGATAGAAATATTGCCTTGGCTAAGTTCAAATCTTTTCTGGCGGAAAAAGGGTTGAAACTTACCGCTGAAAGGCTAATCATATTAGAGGAATCATTAGCCACCGAGGGGCATTTCGAGGCGGATGACCTTTTGATGATATTAAAAAATAAAGGCCGCAAAACATCGCGGGCGACTGTCTATCGGACTCTGGATATTATCGCTTTAGCTGGAATTCTCCGCAAGGTTTATCTTGGCGATGCGCCGGTGCAGTTCGAGAAAATTACCGATGAGCCCCAGCATGACCACATGATTTGCCAGAAATGCGGCGCCAAAATCGAATTTCATCTGCCCGAACTAAGCGAACTTCAAGAACAGCTCTGCGATGAACATGATTTTACCATGAAAGCCTATAGTCTGCAAATTTACGGTATATGTTCTAATTGTTCGGAAAATAAGAGCGTTTAGGGGTGTCCGCCTGAGGAGGACGCCCTCTTTTTTATTATTCCCCTCTTGAGGGAGGTTAGGGGTATGTTATTAACGCAAAATTTTATGTTGTGTCAGTTCGTAGTCCGCCTAAGGCGGATGAACCGGCACTTTTTGCTTGATAAGAATATCGCCAGGTCACGTTTCGCTACGCATGCCTAAACAGTTAAATGTTCTGAAAATAAAATGGGGAAGCTCCTATTTTACTAAAAGATTGACCGTTAATACAGTTATCTATATATTAAATACATGAAATTCATCCAATTCAATCCCGAAAGCAAACTGTCTGCCTTGCCTGTCGAGGTTAAACTTGCCTGGATCCTATGCCTGTCAATATGGATACTTGTCGTCGATTTGGCAACAAGCCAGCTGCTTTTACTTATCCTAATGGCAGTTCTTGCGTTCTGCGGCGGCTTGAAAATATCAGCTATTATGCATCAATTTTACCTGTTTTTGCCCGTATTTATAATTGTATTCTTGTTTCATCTGTTTTATCATCCGGGAGACGAGCTATTTCATCTCTGGGTTTTAACCGCCACCGACACGGGACTTAAAGCTGGCATATTTAATATTTTCAGGTTTATTAATTTCATTATAATGGCTGTGTGCATTTTAAGCTTTATTTCTCCGGAAGAGTTTGCCGTAAAGCTTTCAACTGGTTTTGGTATTGTGCGGCACAGGTTTTTTCAGGAGTTAGCTTTAGTATTTTTTATCGCCCTGCGTTTTCTGCCGGTTCAGGCTCGCGAAAGGGAGATAGTCAGGATGGCTATGAATGCCAGAGGCGCCAATCTGAAAGGCGGTTATATTAACAGATTAAAAATGGAATCGAAATTATTATTGCCGCTTTTTGCCAGAACGATAAAGCAGTCCGATGATGTGGCGGCGGCTATCGCTTTAAAGGGGCATGATGGAGTTTATTTTGCCGGCGTTAAATCATCATTGAAAGGCATTGATTATTGCTTTATTTTTGTTGGTTTATCGATTACAATACTTATACTATTAATATGAATTGCTATTATTATAAAATGACAGTCGAATATGAAGGCGCAGAATTCTCCGGCTGGCAAATTCAGTCGAATAATCGCACCGTGCAGGGCGTTATTCAAGATGCAATCGAGAAGGTTTATCGCCAGAAAGTGAAGCTAAGCGGCTCGGGCAGAACCGATGCCGGTGTGCATGCAGCAGCCCAAGTCTGCGCTTTTGGCCTCGATAAGAATATCGAACCTGCCAAACTAATGTACCGTCTTAACAGGCTGCTTCCCGATGAGATAGCGGTTATAAAACTAAGCCGGACTAATGCGAAATTCGACCCTCGGCGGGATGCGGTCAGCCGTCTTTACAGGTACAACATAGCTGAATCCCCGACTGCGCTTAACAGACATATAACATATCAAGTTTGTCGGCGTCTTGATATCGACAAATTAAATAAAGCTGCCCGAATGCTTAAAGGACGACATGATTTCAGCGCTTTCTGCAAAATGAAATCTCAAAAGCAGGACAACCATTGCGAGGTTTTTATCTCGCGCTGGTTCCGTTATGGAGGCATGTTAGTTTATGAAGTGAAAGCCAATAGGTTTTTACATCACATGGTTCGGCGTATGGTGAGTGCTATGTTGGCGGTAGAGAATTTGAAAATAAACTTGACACGAATGAAGAGTTTTTTGAATAATACAGATTATGTGCGATTTAATGTTCCAGCTAATGGTCTGGTTTTAATTGAGGTAAATTATAGAAAGGAAAAACGATGAAGTTTTTTATCGATACTGCTAATATCGACGAGATTAAAAAAGCCGCTGAACTCGGTATGCTTGATGGGGTTACGACGAATCCTTCGCTTCTGGCGAAAGAATCCGGCAATTATATAGACATCCTGAAAGCCATCTGTGAAATAGTCGATGGTCCTATCTCGGCTGAGGTTACCGCTGTTGATGCCGATGGAATTGTAGCTGAGGCGGAAGAATTATGCAAGATTCATAATAATATCATTGTTAAGGTTCCCTGTATACGGGAGGGATTTATAGCCACTAAGCGTCTATCCGATAAAGGCATTAATGTGAACATGACCTTATGTTTCTCGCCCTTGCAGGCATTGATGGCGGCTAAGGCTGGTGCGGCTTTTATTTCGCCTTTTGTCGGCAGGTTGGATGATGTCAGCCATGTCGGGATGGACTTGGTTGAGCAAATTATCGATATATACGACAACTACGATTTCGAAACTGAGGTGCTGGTAGCTTCCATTCGCAACCCGCTTCATGTGGTTGAGGCGGCTATGATGGGCGCTGATGTTTCCACTATTCCCTATAAAGTTATCGAGCAGATGGCTAAGCATCCTCTAACCGATATCGGACTGAAAAAGTTCTTAGCCGATTGGGAGAAAGTGAAAAAAAATTAGATGATTCAGCGCTATACATTGCCGGAGATGGGGGCGCTCTGGACTGATGAAAACAGGTTCGCAACCTGGCTTAAGGTGGAAATCGCTGTTTGCGAGGCTTGGGCTAAGCTTGGCAAGATTCCAAAATCGGCGGTTGTTGATATTAAGAAGAAAGCCAATTTTAATATCGAGAGAATCTTCGAAATCGAAGAAGAAACCCATCATGATGTAATAGCCTTTTTAACCAGCGTGGCTGAATTTGTCGGACCTAATTCCAAATATATCCATTACGGTTTGACATCATCTGATATATTGGATATTTCCCTGTCGATTACAATCCAGAAAGCGGCTTTGCTTATCAGGAAAAGGCTGGTTAAGATTACCTCTTTACTTAAGAAGATGGCTAAACGTCATACCAATACAATCTGTATAGGCAGAACTCATGGCGTGCATGCCGAGCCGATGACATTTGGTCTGAAGATGGCGTTATGGTATTCCGAACTGGCAAGAGGAATCGAACGGTTCGATTTTGCTGTTAAGGAAATGGCTGTCGGCAAAGTATCCGGCGCGGTTGGCAATTTTGCTCATGTTGACCCTCGAATAGAACAATATGTCTGCCGCAAGTTCAAACTTAAACCGGCTAAAGTTTCCACGCAGGTTATCCAGAGAGACCGTCATGCCGACTTATTGAATGCTATAGCGGTAATAGGCGGGTCGCTGGAGAAATTCGCAATTGAGATAAGAGGGCTTCAGCGAACCGAGATTGGCGAACTTGAGGAAGGATTTGCCAAAAAGCAGAAAGGTTCCTCGGCGATGCCGCATAAGAAAAACCCGATTACCTGCGAGAGAATCACCGGACTGGCGCGTATTTTCAGAGCCAATGCTATAGCCGGC encodes:
- a CDS encoding adenylosuccinate lyase, with protein sequence MIQRYTLPEMGALWTDENRFATWLKVEIAVCEAWAKLGKIPKSAVVDIKKKANFNIERIFEIEEETHHDVIAFLTSVAEFVGPNSKYIHYGLTSSDILDISLSITIQKAALLIRKRLVKITSLLKKMAKRHTNTICIGRTHGVHAEPMTFGLKMALWYSELARGIERFDFAVKEMAVGKVSGAVGNFAHVDPRIEQYVCRKFKLKPAKVSTQVIQRDRHADLLNAIAVIGGSLEKFAIEIRGLQRTEIGELEEGFAKKQKGSSAMPHKKNPITCERITGLARIFRANAIAGMENQALWHERDISHSSVERIIIPDSCILMDYALFKFEGILKGLVINKKRMKENVYSGGGLVFSQRVLLALISKMPSREEAYKTVQTLAMKARNTGGSFYDLVSGSSEIGGFLSEKEIEDCFDVGYFTKKSDYIIRRAVR
- the truA gene encoding tRNA pseudouridine(38-40) synthase TruA is translated as MTVEYEGAEFSGWQIQSNNRTVQGVIQDAIEKVYRQKVKLSGSGRTDAGVHAAAQVCAFGLDKNIEPAKLMYRLNRLLPDEIAVIKLSRTNAKFDPRRDAVSRLYRYNIAESPTALNRHITYQVCRRLDIDKLNKAARMLKGRHDFSAFCKMKSQKQDNHCEVFISRWFRYGGMLVYEVKANRFLHHMVRRMVSAMLAVENLKINLTRMKSFLNNTDYVRFNVPANGLVLIEVNYRKEKR
- the fsa gene encoding fructose-6-phosphate aldolase, giving the protein MKFFIDTANIDEIKKAAELGMLDGVTTNPSLLAKESGNYIDILKAICEIVDGPISAEVTAVDADGIVAEAEELCKIHNNIIVKVPCIREGFIATKRLSDKGINVNMTLCFSPLQALMAAKAGAAFISPFVGRLDDVSHVGMDLVEQIIDIYDNYDFETEVLVASIRNPLHVVEAAMMGADVSTIPYKVIEQMAKHPLTDIGLKKFLADWEKVKKN
- a CDS encoding transcriptional repressor; protein product: MSDFDRNIALAKFKSFLAEKGLKLTAERLIILEESLATEGHFEADDLLMILKNKGRKTSRATVYRTLDIIALAGILRKVYLGDAPVQFEKITDEPQHDHMICQKCGAKIEFHLPELSELQEQLCDEHDFTMKAYSLQIYGICSNCSENKSV